In Drosophila subpulchrella strain 33 F10 #4 breed RU33 chromosome 3R, RU_Dsub_v1.1 Primary Assembly, whole genome shotgun sequence, the following are encoded in one genomic region:
- the LOC119563514 gene encoding cleavage and polyadenylation specificity factor 73, translated as MTQATGEARVPDEESDLLQIKPLGAGQEVGRSCIMLEFKGKKIMLDCGIHPGLSGMDALPYVDLIEADEIDLLFISHFHLDHCGALPWFLMKTSFKGRCFMTHATKAIYRWMLSDYIKISNISTEQMLYTEADLEASMEKIETINFHEERDVMGVRFCAYNAGHVLGAAMFMIEIAGIKILYTGDFSRQEDRHLMAAEVPPMKPDVLITESTYGTHVHEKREDRENRFTSLVQKIVQQGGRCLIPVFALGRAQELLLILDEFWSQNPELHEIPIYYASSLAKKCMAVYQTYINAMNDRIRRQIAVNNPFVFRHISNLKGIDHFEDIGPCVIMASPGMMQSGLSRELFESWCTDPKNGVIIAGYCVEGTLAKTILSEPEEITTLSGQKLPLNMSVDYISFSAHTDYQQTSEFIRLLKPTHVVLVHGEQNEMSRLKLALQREYEADASTDIKFYNPRNTHAVDLYFRGEKTAKVMGSLAAKNSEVGSKLSGVLVKRDFKYHLLAPSDLGKYTDMSMSVVTQRQSIPWGSSLTTLELLLDRIGAGCVEVVEADRKLRVFGCIELTVEQKIIVMEWQATHVNDVYADAVLACIMQSELGGTNLKGATKQTKSEDSRFRECLIETLQDTFGDNCVPKMFKGDLLPVMVSGKRAEINLETLAVNCAEDDILRQMLNTTVQKLHQTLVSAQ; from the exons ATGACGCAGGCAACAGGTGAAGCACGTGTGCCGGATGAGGAGAGCGATCTGCTGCAGATCAAGCCGCT AGGTGCTGGCCAGGAAGTGGGACGCTCCTGCATCATGCTGGAGTTCAAGGGCAAGAAGATCATGCTGGACTGCGGCATCCACCCAGGATTGTCTGGCATGGATGCGCTACCCTATGTGGATCTGATCGAGGCGGATGAAATCGATCTGCTGTTCATTTCACA CTTCCACCTGGACCACTGTGGCGCCCTGCCCTGGTTCCTGATGAAGACCAGCTTCAAGGGCCGCTGCTTCATGACCCATGCCACCAAAGCCATCTACCGCTGGATGTTGTCCGATTACATCAAGATCAGCAATATATCCACCGAGCAAATGCTCTACACGGAGGCCGATCTGGAGGCCTCCATGGAGAAGATCGAGACTATCAACTTCCACGAGGAGCGCGACGTGATGGGCGTTCGCTTCTGCGCCTATAATGCCGGTCATGTGCTGGGAGCTGCCATGTTTATGATCGAGATTGCTGGCATCAAGATTCTGTACACCGGTGACTTCTCCCGCCAGGAGGATCGGCATTTGATGGCCGCCGAGGTGCCGCCCATGAAGCCGGACGTCCTGATTACAGAATCCACCTACGGCACGCACGTCCACGAGAAGCGAGAGGATCGGGAAAATCGCTTCACCTCGCTGGTGCAGAAAATTGTCCAGCAAGGCGGCAGATGTCTGATTCCAGTGTTTGCCCTGGGTCGTGCCCAGGAATTGCTGCTTATTTTGGATGAGTTCTGGTCGCAGAACCCCGAGCTCCATGAGATACCCATCTACTATGCCTCCTCGCTGGCCAAAAAGTGCATGGCCGTCTACCAGACGTACATCAATGCCATGAACGATCGCATTCGCAGGCAGATTGCGGTGAACAACCCCTTTGTTTTTCGGCATATTTCCAACCTGAAGGGCATAGATCACTTCGAGGACATCGGTCCTTGTGTGATCATGGCCTCGCCCGGTATGATGCAGTCGGGTCTGTCGCGGGAGCTCTTCGAGAGCTGGTGCACAGATCCCAAGAACGGCGTGATCATTGCCGGTTACTGCGTGGAGGGAACTCTGGCCAAAACAATACTCTCCGAGCCGGAAGAGATCACAACTCTGTCGGGCCAGAAGCTGCCGCTCAACATGTCCGTGGACTACATCTCCTTTTCGGCCCACACGGACTACCAGCAGACCAGCGAGTTCATTCGCCTGCTGAAGCCCACACATGTGGTGCTCGTCCACGGCGAGCAGAACGAAATGTCGCGCCTAAAGTTGGCCCTGCAGCGGGAATACGAAGCGGACGCCAGCACGGACATTAAGTTCTACAACCCGCGCAATACACATGCTGTGGATCTGTATTTCCGAGGCGAAAAGACCGCAAAGGTGATGGGAAGCCTGGCTGCTAAGAACTCGGAGGTGGGCAGCAAACTCTCCGGCGTTTTGGTCAAACGAGACTTCAAATATCACCTGCTGGCTCCTTCTGATCTGGGCA AATACACGGACATGAGCATGTCGGTAGTGACCCAGCGACAGTCGATTCCCTGGGGCAGCTCGCTGACCACCCTTGAGCTCCTGCTGGATCGCATTGGAGCCGGTTGCGTGGAGGTGGTGGAAGCAGACCGTAAACTGCGGGTCTTCGGCTGCATCGAACTGACTGTGGAGCAGAAAATCATCGTGATGGAGTGGCAGGCGACGCATGTTAATGATGTGTACGCCGACGCCGTTCTCGCCTGCATAATGCAATCGGAGCTGGGAGGAACCAATCTCAAGGGGGCCACAAAGCAGACCAAGTCGGAGGACTCGCGGTTCCGGGAATGCCTCATCGAGACCCTGCAGGATACCTTCGGCGACAACTGCGTGCCCAAAATGTTCAAGGGGGATTTGTTGCCGGTAATGGTCAGCGGTAAACGGGCAGAAATCAACCTGGAAACTTTG GCCGTCAACTGCGCCGAGGACGACATTCTGCGGCAGATGCTCAACACAACGGTGCAGAAATTGCACCAGACCCTAGTCTCCGCCCAATAA
- the LOC119563515 gene encoding cleavage stimulation factor subunit 2, giving the protein MADKAQEQSIMDKSMRSVFVGNIPYEATEEKLKEIFSEVGPVLSLKLVFDRESGKPKGFGFCEYKDQETALSAMRNLNGYEIGGRTLRVDNACTEKSRMEMQQLLQGPQVENPYGEPCEPEDAPELITKTVASLPPEQMYELMKQMKLCIVSNPSEARQMLMLNPQLAYALLQAMVVMRIVDPQQALGMLFKANQMPPVLGGNPHQGPGNLASMMGQQGQIPQQQQPGPIQQQQQQQAPQPPMPVPGPGFPPNVHPNDIDLRMVPGGPMPMDPRMMARGMDQDLRGALPNPVPPPLMDPRTRAQMPAQQQQGVPQAPPAPYPSDPRQRPMDPRLRAGPGPQQAPPQGIPQAPPPTQQQQAAAQQLQSRLGAHGVLPSDASDQEKAALIMQVLQLSDEQIAQLPSEQRASILMLKEQIAKSTQR; this is encoded by the exons ATGGCAGATAAGGCGCAGGAGCAGAGCATCATGGACAAGTCCATGCGGTCGGTTTTTGTGGGCAACATACCCTACGAGGCCACCGAGGAGAAGCTGAAGGAGATTTTCAGCGAAGTCGGCCCGGTTTTGTCGCTCAA GCTGGTGTTCGATCGGGAAAGTGGCAAGCCCAAGGGATTCGGCTTCTGCGAGTACAAGGACCAGGAGACGGCTTTGAGCGCCATGCGGAACCTGAATGGCTACGAAATTGGCGGAAGAACGCTGCGCGTGGACAACGCCTGTACGGAGAAGTCGCGCATGGAGATGCAGCAGCTGCTCCAGGGACCCCAGGTGGAGAATCCTTACGGGGAGCCCTGCGAACCGGAGGATGCGCCCGAGCTGATCACCAAAACGGTGGCCTCCCTGCCGCCCGAGCAGATGTACGAGCTGATGAAGCAGATGAAGCTCTGCATCGTGAGCAATCCGTCGGAGGCGCGCCAGATGCTCATGCTCAATCCCCAGCTGGCGTATGCCCTGCTCCAGGCCATGGTGGTCATGCGAATCGTGGATCCACAGCAGGCACTAGGCATGCTCTTCAAGGCCAACCAAATGCCGCCCGTCCTCGGTGGCAATCCGCACCAGGGACCTGGCAATCTTGCGTCCATGATGGGCCAGCAGGGGCAGATACCCCAGCAACAGCAGCCGGGGCCAAtccaacagcagcaacagcagcaggctCCCCAGCCGCCGATGCCTGTTCCGGGACCGGGTTTCCCGCCCAATGTCCACCCGAACGATATCGATTTGCGCATGGTGCCCGGCGGACCCATGCCGATGGATCCGCGGATGATGGCCCGCGGCATGGATCAGGACTTGCGGGGAGCTCTGCCCAACCCGGTGCCGCCGCCACTGATGGATCCCCGCACTCGAGCCCAGATGCccgcccagcagcaacagggtGTCCCGCAGGCGCCACCGGCTCCCTATCCCAGCGATCCGCGCCAGCGTCCCATGGATCCTCGATTGAGGGCGGGTCCAGGACCCCAGCAGGCACCGCCGCAGGGGATTCCCCAGGCGCCGCCGCCGACGCAACAGCAACAGGCGGCCGCTCAGCAGCTTCAGAGCCGGTTGGGCGCCCACGGAGTCCTGCCGTCGGATGCCTCCGATCAGGAGAAAGCGGCGCTCATCATGCAGGTGCTGCAGCTGTCCGACGAGCAGATCGCCCAGCTGCCCTCCGAGCAAAGGGCCAGCATTCTCATGCTCAAGGAGCAGATCGCCAAGAGCACACAGCGTTAA